A window of Amblyraja radiata isolate CabotCenter1 chromosome 25, sAmbRad1.1.pri, whole genome shotgun sequence contains these coding sequences:
- the ccdc62 gene encoding coiled-coil domain-containing protein 62 isoform X1: protein MAPGVEMEGDIPSGDSTLINPRNTVTAAGSASECHIEQWRSTPKSKPSLENVSCSKSIGDSKMNFGKMQDFAPRYKTGPTKAIHAIPTLNGSSKNNANIDLENATIQKQRTELQLLVAELKDRDKELNEMVSAHQKQLLAWEEDRLRILGLEERCAKVEHELRNRNEIIRTLSTQQKILESQQADCLKTLNCTQQKLKEMSEKAAESVNICEELEDRNKSLNSSVMELSAQVGQLQAHEQELATMLELKDKDMVEATNHIMDLTARFKTLEGALREARLNETNSRKEVHDCKQHSKKLRHEICKLKDELDEKTAENNEQREDIIRLKQERQYLGNELTLAVEREKRKDQILELARSKQERADTELHGLRQVNEKQQHDLQLLHLNLESSQELIQKQEEKILEISSDRFLSDSKCIIQNNNGHNKVEGQEHKNVLKWKRGPTKDHKVESMTKRHTEVPTSTQNLDTELIPMSTKEQGHLMGPEGCNAIDSRCYSSNDGANTQTTYPIDFDQCSNGNMTFKTQSPQCNTNDSNKKTTKYVVQKQNCRYTTAKDCGSPQGRENNLQQMSRKQKWKYEGPCDAPTFEHDNLAYINSDHRSPSCGTSSRCKGSISADSHHPLCTKPSTTSLISTKEAVRISESHSLEDRYNNELSEHGMSDEVTQSPARNEADQEAPISEQDWMKLYQPAVDVKDLWWLYLNDGSVSSHGLGSPTCVEKKSDERLDLNAYGLESPLRSMTSSPVRERARRKSSLHGELCGSVSPSRLNANEDNASASAPNAYREDCSPTSKLQRLLAESRQMVASLERSTQLPLSLSSCASSNSNLRDGGSL, encoded by the exons TCATTAGAGAATGTTAGCTGTTCAAAATCTATTGGAGATTCAAAAATGAACTTTGGAAAAATGCAAGACTTTGCACCAAGGTATAAAACTGGCCCGACTAAAGCCATTCATGCAATTCCAACACTGAATGGCTCTTCCAAAAAT AATGCGAATATAGATCTGGAGAATGCTACAATCCAGAAACAACGCACTGAATTACAGCTGCTTGTTGCAGAACTCAAGGATCGGGATAAAGAATTAAATGAGATGGTGTCTGCGCATCAGAAGCAGCTCCTGGCCTGGGAGGAGGATCGTCTTCGCATACTTGGCCTGGAAGAGAGATGTGCCAAAGTGGAGC ATGAACTGCGAAACAGGAATGAAATTATCAGAACTTTAAGTACACAGCAAAAGATTTTAGAATCTCAACAAGCTGATTGTTTAAAAACACTCAACTGCACCCAGCAAAAGCTGAAGGAAATGTCTGAGAAAGCAGCAGAGTCTGTTAACATCTGTGAAGAGCTAGAG GACAGGAACAAAAGTCTGAATTCCTCTGTAATGGAGCTCTCTGCCCAGGTGGGACAGTTACAGGCGCATGAACAGGAGCTCGCTACAATGCTGGAGTTAAAG GACAAAGATATGGTTGAAGCTACCAATCATATCATGGATCTTACAGCTAGGTTTAAAACCTTGGAAGGTGCATTACGAGAAGCCAGGTTAAATGAAACAAATTCCAGGAAAGAGGTTCATGATTGTAAACAGCATTCAAAGAAACTGCGACATGAAATCTGCAAGCTTAAGG ATGAGTTGGATGAAAAGACAGCAGAAAATAATGAGCAGAGGGAAGACATTATTCGCCTTAAACAAGAAAGACAATATCTTGGAAATGAGCTCACTTTAGCTG TCgaacgagagaagagaaaagaccAGATTCTGGAACTGGCAAGATCAAAGCAGGAGCGAGCTGACACTGAACTGCATGGTCTACGGCAG GTAAATGAAAAACAGCAACATGACTTGCAGCTTCTTCATTTGAATCTTGAAAGTTCTCAGGAATTGATCCAAAAACAGGAAGAGAAAATTCTTGAAATTAG TTCTGATAGATTTCTGTCAGACTCCAAATGTATTATACAGAACAACAATGGACACAATAAAGTAGAGGGACAAGAACATAAAAATGTCTTAAAATGGAAAAGGGGGCCAACTAAAGATCACAAAGTGGAATCCATGaccaaaagacacacagaagtacctacctcaactcagAACCTTGATACTGAATTAATTCCTATGAGTACCAAAGAACAAGGCCACTTAATGGGACCAGAAGGGTGCAATGCTATCGATTCCAGATGTTACAGCTCGAATGATGGTGCAAATACTCAAACAACCTATCCTATTGACTTTGATCAATGTAGTAATGGAAATATGACATTCAAGACCCAGAGTCCACAGTGTAACACCAATGATTCCAATAAGAAGACTACAAAATACGTGGTGCAAAAGCAAAATTGCAGGTATACGACTGCAAAGGACTGTGGCTCGCCTCAGGGAAGAGAGAACAATTTGCAGCAAATGTCGAGGAAGCAAAAATGGAAGTATGAGGGCCCTTGTGATGCCCCCACATTTGAGCATGATAACTTGGCATATATAAACTCTGACCACCGCAGTCCCAGCTGCGGCACCTCTTCCCGTTGCAAAGGCAGCATTTCAGCAGACAGTCATCACCCTCTTTGCACAAAGCCAAGTACGACTTCACTCATATCAACAAAAGAAGCTGTAAGGATTTCTGAGAGTCATAGCCTGGAAGACAGATACAATAATGAACTGAGTGAACATGGAATGAGTGACGAAGTGACTCAGTCCCCTGCAAGGAATGAAGCTGACCAGGAGGCTCCAATTTCTGAACAAGATTGGATGAAGCTTTATCAGCCAGCTGTTGATGTAAAAGATTTGTGGTGGTTGTACCTCAATGATGGTTCAGTATCATCACATGGGTTAGGTAGTCCTACTTGTGTGGAAAAAAAGAG TGATGAGAGACTGGACCTGAATGCCTACGGTTTGGAGTCACCACTACGTTCCATGACTTCCTCACCGGTGAGAGAAAGGGCGAGGAGAAAGAGCAGCCTCCATGGCGAGCTTTGCGGCTCTGTGTCACCGTCAAGACTGAACGCCAACGAGGACAATGCATCGGCGTCTGCTCCTAAT GCTTACCGTGAGGACTGTTCACCCACTAGTAAACTGCAACGCCTCCTAGCTGAATCCCGGCAGATGGTTGCCAGCCTAGAACGCAGCACTCAGCTTCCTCTTAGCTTGTCCTCCTGTGCCAGTAGCAATAGCAACTTAAGG GATGGCGGTTCACTGTAG
- the ccdc62 gene encoding coiled-coil domain-containing protein 62 isoform X3 has translation MAPGVEMEGDIPSGDSTLINPRNTVTAAGSASECHIEQWRSTPKSKPSLENVSCSKSIGDSKMNFGKMQDFAPRYKTGPTKAIHAIPTLNGSSKNNANIDLENATIQKQRTELQLLVAELKDRDKELNEMVSAHQKQLLAWEEDRLRILGLEERCAKVEHELRNRNEIIRTLSTQQKILESQQADCLKTLNCTQQKLKEMSEKAAESVNICEELEDRNKSLNSSVMELSAQVGQLQAHEQELATMLELKDKDMVEATNHIMDLTARFKTLEGALREARLNETNSRKEVHDCKQHSKKLRHEICKLKDELDEKTAENNEQREDIIRLKQERQYLGNELTLAVEREKRKDQILELARSKQERADTELHGLRQVNEKQQHDLQLLHLNLESSQELIQKQEEKILEISDERLDLNAYGLESPLRSMTSSPVRERARRKSSLHGELCGSVSPSRLNANEDNASASAPNAYREDCSPTSKLQRLLAESRQMVASLERSTQLPLSLSSCASSNSNLRDGGSL, from the exons TCATTAGAGAATGTTAGCTGTTCAAAATCTATTGGAGATTCAAAAATGAACTTTGGAAAAATGCAAGACTTTGCACCAAGGTATAAAACTGGCCCGACTAAAGCCATTCATGCAATTCCAACACTGAATGGCTCTTCCAAAAAT AATGCGAATATAGATCTGGAGAATGCTACAATCCAGAAACAACGCACTGAATTACAGCTGCTTGTTGCAGAACTCAAGGATCGGGATAAAGAATTAAATGAGATGGTGTCTGCGCATCAGAAGCAGCTCCTGGCCTGGGAGGAGGATCGTCTTCGCATACTTGGCCTGGAAGAGAGATGTGCCAAAGTGGAGC ATGAACTGCGAAACAGGAATGAAATTATCAGAACTTTAAGTACACAGCAAAAGATTTTAGAATCTCAACAAGCTGATTGTTTAAAAACACTCAACTGCACCCAGCAAAAGCTGAAGGAAATGTCTGAGAAAGCAGCAGAGTCTGTTAACATCTGTGAAGAGCTAGAG GACAGGAACAAAAGTCTGAATTCCTCTGTAATGGAGCTCTCTGCCCAGGTGGGACAGTTACAGGCGCATGAACAGGAGCTCGCTACAATGCTGGAGTTAAAG GACAAAGATATGGTTGAAGCTACCAATCATATCATGGATCTTACAGCTAGGTTTAAAACCTTGGAAGGTGCATTACGAGAAGCCAGGTTAAATGAAACAAATTCCAGGAAAGAGGTTCATGATTGTAAACAGCATTCAAAGAAACTGCGACATGAAATCTGCAAGCTTAAGG ATGAGTTGGATGAAAAGACAGCAGAAAATAATGAGCAGAGGGAAGACATTATTCGCCTTAAACAAGAAAGACAATATCTTGGAAATGAGCTCACTTTAGCTG TCgaacgagagaagagaaaagaccAGATTCTGGAACTGGCAAGATCAAAGCAGGAGCGAGCTGACACTGAACTGCATGGTCTACGGCAG GTAAATGAAAAACAGCAACATGACTTGCAGCTTCTTCATTTGAATCTTGAAAGTTCTCAGGAATTGATCCAAAAACAGGAAGAGAAAATTCTTGAAATTAG TGATGAGAGACTGGACCTGAATGCCTACGGTTTGGAGTCACCACTACGTTCCATGACTTCCTCACCGGTGAGAGAAAGGGCGAGGAGAAAGAGCAGCCTCCATGGCGAGCTTTGCGGCTCTGTGTCACCGTCAAGACTGAACGCCAACGAGGACAATGCATCGGCGTCTGCTCCTAAT GCTTACCGTGAGGACTGTTCACCCACTAGTAAACTGCAACGCCTCCTAGCTGAATCCCGGCAGATGGTTGCCAGCCTAGAACGCAGCACTCAGCTTCCTCTTAGCTTGTCCTCCTGTGCCAGTAGCAATAGCAACTTAAGG GATGGCGGTTCACTGTAG
- the ccdc62 gene encoding coiled-coil domain-containing protein 62 isoform X2 produces MEGDIPSGDSTLINPRNTVTAAGSASECHIEQWRSTPKSKPSLENVSCSKSIGDSKMNFGKMQDFAPRYKTGPTKAIHAIPTLNGSSKNNANIDLENATIQKQRTELQLLVAELKDRDKELNEMVSAHQKQLLAWEEDRLRILGLEERCAKVEHELRNRNEIIRTLSTQQKILESQQADCLKTLNCTQQKLKEMSEKAAESVNICEELEDRNKSLNSSVMELSAQVGQLQAHEQELATMLELKDKDMVEATNHIMDLTARFKTLEGALREARLNETNSRKEVHDCKQHSKKLRHEICKLKDELDEKTAENNEQREDIIRLKQERQYLGNELTLAVEREKRKDQILELARSKQERADTELHGLRQVNEKQQHDLQLLHLNLESSQELIQKQEEKILEISSDRFLSDSKCIIQNNNGHNKVEGQEHKNVLKWKRGPTKDHKVESMTKRHTEVPTSTQNLDTELIPMSTKEQGHLMGPEGCNAIDSRCYSSNDGANTQTTYPIDFDQCSNGNMTFKTQSPQCNTNDSNKKTTKYVVQKQNCRYTTAKDCGSPQGRENNLQQMSRKQKWKYEGPCDAPTFEHDNLAYINSDHRSPSCGTSSRCKGSISADSHHPLCTKPSTTSLISTKEAVRISESHSLEDRYNNELSEHGMSDEVTQSPARNEADQEAPISEQDWMKLYQPAVDVKDLWWLYLNDGSVSSHGLGSPTCVEKKSDERLDLNAYGLESPLRSMTSSPVRERARRKSSLHGELCGSVSPSRLNANEDNASASAPNAYREDCSPTSKLQRLLAESRQMVASLERSTQLPLSLSSCASSNSNLRDGGSL; encoded by the exons TCATTAGAGAATGTTAGCTGTTCAAAATCTATTGGAGATTCAAAAATGAACTTTGGAAAAATGCAAGACTTTGCACCAAGGTATAAAACTGGCCCGACTAAAGCCATTCATGCAATTCCAACACTGAATGGCTCTTCCAAAAAT AATGCGAATATAGATCTGGAGAATGCTACAATCCAGAAACAACGCACTGAATTACAGCTGCTTGTTGCAGAACTCAAGGATCGGGATAAAGAATTAAATGAGATGGTGTCTGCGCATCAGAAGCAGCTCCTGGCCTGGGAGGAGGATCGTCTTCGCATACTTGGCCTGGAAGAGAGATGTGCCAAAGTGGAGC ATGAACTGCGAAACAGGAATGAAATTATCAGAACTTTAAGTACACAGCAAAAGATTTTAGAATCTCAACAAGCTGATTGTTTAAAAACACTCAACTGCACCCAGCAAAAGCTGAAGGAAATGTCTGAGAAAGCAGCAGAGTCTGTTAACATCTGTGAAGAGCTAGAG GACAGGAACAAAAGTCTGAATTCCTCTGTAATGGAGCTCTCTGCCCAGGTGGGACAGTTACAGGCGCATGAACAGGAGCTCGCTACAATGCTGGAGTTAAAG GACAAAGATATGGTTGAAGCTACCAATCATATCATGGATCTTACAGCTAGGTTTAAAACCTTGGAAGGTGCATTACGAGAAGCCAGGTTAAATGAAACAAATTCCAGGAAAGAGGTTCATGATTGTAAACAGCATTCAAAGAAACTGCGACATGAAATCTGCAAGCTTAAGG ATGAGTTGGATGAAAAGACAGCAGAAAATAATGAGCAGAGGGAAGACATTATTCGCCTTAAACAAGAAAGACAATATCTTGGAAATGAGCTCACTTTAGCTG TCgaacgagagaagagaaaagaccAGATTCTGGAACTGGCAAGATCAAAGCAGGAGCGAGCTGACACTGAACTGCATGGTCTACGGCAG GTAAATGAAAAACAGCAACATGACTTGCAGCTTCTTCATTTGAATCTTGAAAGTTCTCAGGAATTGATCCAAAAACAGGAAGAGAAAATTCTTGAAATTAG TTCTGATAGATTTCTGTCAGACTCCAAATGTATTATACAGAACAACAATGGACACAATAAAGTAGAGGGACAAGAACATAAAAATGTCTTAAAATGGAAAAGGGGGCCAACTAAAGATCACAAAGTGGAATCCATGaccaaaagacacacagaagtacctacctcaactcagAACCTTGATACTGAATTAATTCCTATGAGTACCAAAGAACAAGGCCACTTAATGGGACCAGAAGGGTGCAATGCTATCGATTCCAGATGTTACAGCTCGAATGATGGTGCAAATACTCAAACAACCTATCCTATTGACTTTGATCAATGTAGTAATGGAAATATGACATTCAAGACCCAGAGTCCACAGTGTAACACCAATGATTCCAATAAGAAGACTACAAAATACGTGGTGCAAAAGCAAAATTGCAGGTATACGACTGCAAAGGACTGTGGCTCGCCTCAGGGAAGAGAGAACAATTTGCAGCAAATGTCGAGGAAGCAAAAATGGAAGTATGAGGGCCCTTGTGATGCCCCCACATTTGAGCATGATAACTTGGCATATATAAACTCTGACCACCGCAGTCCCAGCTGCGGCACCTCTTCCCGTTGCAAAGGCAGCATTTCAGCAGACAGTCATCACCCTCTTTGCACAAAGCCAAGTACGACTTCACTCATATCAACAAAAGAAGCTGTAAGGATTTCTGAGAGTCATAGCCTGGAAGACAGATACAATAATGAACTGAGTGAACATGGAATGAGTGACGAAGTGACTCAGTCCCCTGCAAGGAATGAAGCTGACCAGGAGGCTCCAATTTCTGAACAAGATTGGATGAAGCTTTATCAGCCAGCTGTTGATGTAAAAGATTTGTGGTGGTTGTACCTCAATGATGGTTCAGTATCATCACATGGGTTAGGTAGTCCTACTTGTGTGGAAAAAAAGAG TGATGAGAGACTGGACCTGAATGCCTACGGTTTGGAGTCACCACTACGTTCCATGACTTCCTCACCGGTGAGAGAAAGGGCGAGGAGAAAGAGCAGCCTCCATGGCGAGCTTTGCGGCTCTGTGTCACCGTCAAGACTGAACGCCAACGAGGACAATGCATCGGCGTCTGCTCCTAAT GCTTACCGTGAGGACTGTTCACCCACTAGTAAACTGCAACGCCTCCTAGCTGAATCCCGGCAGATGGTTGCCAGCCTAGAACGCAGCACTCAGCTTCCTCTTAGCTTGTCCTCCTGTGCCAGTAGCAATAGCAACTTAAGG GATGGCGGTTCACTGTAG